Proteins from a genomic interval of Equus przewalskii isolate Varuska chromosome 32, EquPr2, whole genome shotgun sequence:
- the GJE1 gene encoding putative gap junction epsilon-1 protein: MSLNYIKNFYEGCMKPPTVIGQFHTLFFGSVRMFFLGVLGFAVYGNEAQHFSCDPDKREINLFCYSQFRPITPQVFWALQLVIVLVPGAIFHLYAACKSINQECILQKPIYSVLYILSVLLRISLEVIAFWLQTRLFGFQVKPLYLCDAGSLGGKFTIVQCMVPEHLEKTIFLIAMYTFTVITMVLCVAEIFEIIFRRCFLIRQ, encoded by the exons ATGTCTCTAAATTACATCAAAAACTTTTATGAAGGATGT ATGAAGCCTCCGACGGTGATCGGTCAATTCCACACGCTGTTCTTTGGATCCGTCCGAATGTTCTTCCTTGGGGTGTTGGGCTTTGCAGTCTATGGGAATGAGGCTCAGCACTTCAGCTGTGATCCCGACAAGAGAGAAATTAACCTCTTCTGTTACAGTCAGTTCAGGCCAATCACTCCACAA GTGTTCTGGGCTTTACAACTAGTGATTGTCCTGGTTCCTGGAGCTATTTTCCATCTTTACGCTGCGTGTAAAAGCATCAATCAAGAATGCATCCTTCAGAAGCCCATCTACTCTGTGCTTTATATCCTCTCTGTTTTATTAAGGATTAGTCTGGAGGTGATAGCATTTTGGCTCCAAACACGCCTCTTTGGTTTCCAAGTGAAACCTCTCTACCTGTGTGATGCTGGGTCTCTTGGAGGAAAGTTTACTATTGTACAATGCATGGTGCCGGAACATTTGGAGAAGACAATTTTTCTCATTGCAATGTACACATTTACTGTAATTACAATGGTCTTATGTGTTGCTGAGATTTTTGAGATCATATTTAGAAGATGCTTTCTAATTAGACAGTGA